The window CGGAGGACAGGGCGCTGGAGGAAGATCTGTACAGAGATGATGCTGGCGATAAGCCGAACAAGTCATCTTTCTGGTTCGACGAGGACGATCCCGAAACGAACACCGAGGAGCACGATGAgtttgacgaagacgatATCACGTCTATGGCACACGGAAAACTAGACGAGGTGCGAGACATGAGGCATTATGCTCGATTAGCAATCTGGGAAATGCCCCTTCTTGCCAGTAAGCCACCACCTGAGACTacggatttttttttttttttttttagccattttgtatatataactaaCACCTGAGACTGAAGAATTTGCCAAGCCCTTCGTTCCCCCTACAGAGAAACAGGTTTTGAGGTGGAGATACACGACATACATGGGCGAATCTCACCCTGCGGAAAAAAAGGTGGTTGTGCAGTTTGCTCCTGACGACCTTCAACTCACGGCTGTCCAAAccgagaagctgaagaagcttgctGGCCCTCGATACAACCCGGAAACGGAGCTCGTCAAGATGAGCTGCGAGAGCTTCGAACACCAAGCGCAGAACAAGCAGTACCTGGTGAACCTGGTCAATGACCTCATCAGCGCCGCCAAGGACCCCAAGGATACCTTTGCGGATGTTCCCCTAGATCTGCGACATCACAAGATCGAGCCGAAGCCCCAGTTCCCCAAGGAGTGGCGGCTGacggaggagaggaggaaggaGCTGGCGGAGCATAGACAGCAGGCGGCGATTGCCGATGCAAAGAGGGCTGAGGACGGACTGCTGGTAGATGGACAGAAATTGATTGACAATTTCTTGATACAGAAGCtggcggaggagcaggagaaggagaaggttGCAGAGCTGGTGGCTGCGGCGCCTAGAGGGAAAGCAGCTGGCGGAACGGCTCGAGCCAGGAGGTAGAAGGGGAACCATTAAGATGATGTATATGCGTACGTACGACTGCTTTTACAGGAGGGGaaccaagaaaaaagatgtatGGGAATTGTATGTATAATAGAGGACGCAGGCACCGCTTGGGTTGGGGAGGCGATTGGATGTACAGTATGAAGCCTGACGTCGAAAATATTTATGAAATGCATGAAAAAAAGGCGTGTGTACCGAGTATGCACTTGTGATACGGGTGGCTCATCATTCATACATTTCCAGTTGTAAAGAGGGGTTGAATTGGAAATGAATACCTAGTATTGAGAAGTATGATGATAATGAAATGGGTTCCCTTGAGACTTTCCATAGTTTTTGTCAGATATCTACATAGTAAAGATTGGCATTTTCGAAGTTGCTGTTTTAGGGTAACGTTGGCAATGCTCGTGAGAGGATCGCAACAGCAAAATCGGCGATGCGGGACACACCCACCTAATAGATAGTAGCCGAGCCTTTTGAGCTGTGTATTGTGTTTCCCAGTAAAATGTACACTTGGCTATATCACGTTCTAGATACGGTAGTAAATAGATTCCTATCATGTTATGCGATCTATACGGTCgaaagagagacagccaCACTCCCCAAGACGAGATATAAGCGTcagtagtttattaaaaaggtaTAGTTTTGCTTTATGACATGTCAGACTCTGGTGACGCTTCATCTGTCCGTTTGATCCGAATTGCTGGTGCAACTATTTCAGTCAGATTCTGCTCAAAGCAAAGCCATTTTGCACTAAtgatagtattatttatgaTCACAGAATGTCACCTCAGCTGAGTGCCATGCCATCCGCAACCACCACTTTGAGACTAGATATAATTGATTGGCAAGTATTTGATGACCGCGATTCACTATGTGAGTTCTTGTAaataagagaagaagcctatGTGACATACATAATTGGTCTcatttatatagatatattgtGTACGATAGCctgtaatatttatatttacagCCCGCATTTGCCCTTATAGGGAATTTTGCATCTTGATAAGTACTAAGGAGTAGTTTTAGGGTATTGGTGCAGCAATAATACTACCTAGTTACCTATACTTTCTAGGTGGATTATCGACATAATTGAATGCGGGGCTGATGGACAGAAGTGCCTCGGCATTTTGACTTATACTATGCCAGTCTCGTCTTACACGCATAGCTGCTACAAACGGTTCTTGTTTTGCTCTGCTCCGTGGCTGCAAAAGAGTGAAAATGAGATGTACAGCATAGGGCAAGTCTAATGCCTCGGTTAGAGCTTTAGATATCCTCGCCTTGTATACCATATTCGATGGACACAGACAAAAGacaagccaagccaagccaagccgATGCACCGTCGGAGACACGCACCACATTCGGACGGAATTCGAAGCAAAAGATGCAGATTCAAAACTGAAACCGGGCTGTACACTTAAGCCGGGGGTCCGGCGCCACAGTAtgaaatgagatgagatAGAAGCTAAAAAGTGCAGTGTGGAGAGAGCAGCGCTCCATCGAGGGCTCCGTAATACAGGCACATTCCCCATACAAGCTCCTCCCACCAGCATCGAATAGCTGCCCCGATCCGGCTCTAGAGGCTAATCCCTCCCAATTATCCGCAGTCCGCGGAACCAGCCTCGACGTTGCAAAAGAAAGCGATTCACAATTCCGCAGTGGTCGACGGAGCACACGGACTATTTTGCCCACCGGTTGGCTGCGCGGGAGCTGCCACATGCCAGAGCAGAGGCGTCTTTGCCGCGGTCTGCAGCTGCAAGGGTGGAGAGTCCAGATATCCATCTACTAGATCTATCTAGCAtctaatactttattttatctGCTGAACACCACGCAAACACACAACCttgcgccgccaccaccaccaccaccactacctccatcgccattgcTCTGTGCAACGCACTCTGTGCATTCACTCCTCCCTCCCGAGCCTCGCAGAGCACCCTTTCCAGCCGCCAGATCCAAAGCCCCCCATCCACCATGGCGCTCAAGATTGGCGCCATCCCGCCGCTGGAGCCCACGGCCCTGGACGAAATCACTGCTCGGTACAACACGCTGCGCGCCACCTTCAGGTCCGGCCGCACAAAGGATGTCGAGTAtcgcaagcagcagctgcgccGCCTCTACTGGAGCTTCGTCGACAACACCGAGCTGATCGAGCTGTGCCTGAACCAGGACATGCACAAGTCCAAGTACGAGTCGCACCTCTCCGAGATCGACTGGTGCAAGCAGGAATGCCTCGACGCCATCCAGCACCTGGACAAATGGGTCCAGGACGAGAGCATCGACAACATGCCCCTGCAGTTCTGGGCCATGAAGCCGCGCATCAGGAACGAGCCGCTGGGCGTCATCCTCAACATTGGCGCCTACAACTTCCCCTTCCAGACCAACATGACGGCCGTCGTGGGCGCCATCGCCGCGGGCAACACCCTCATCCTCAAGCCGTCCGAGCTGTCGCCCGCCTCGTGCATGGTTCTGCAGAAGATCTTTGACGACGCGCTGGACCCGGAGAGCTACGTCTGCATCCAGGGTGGCCTCGAAGAGAGCAAGCACGTGCTGGAGCACAAGTTTGACAAGATTGCCTTCACTGGCGGCAAACGAACTGgcaccatcatcgccaagaaGGCCGCCGAGACGCTGACGCCTGTGCTCCTCGAGCTGGGCGGCCAGAACCCTGCCTTTGTGACCCGGAATGCCGACCTCAAGCTTGCCGCCCGCCGTCTGCTCTGGCAAAAGGTCCTCAATGCCGGCCAGGTGTGCCTCTCGCACAACTACGTCCTCATTGAGCGATGCGTGCAAAACAAGTTCATCGACGAGCTCAACAAGCAGTACAAGGAGTTCATGCCCGAGGGCGCAAAGGCGAGCCCCGACTATTCTCGTGTTGTCAACAAGACTCATTATGAGcgattgaagaagatggtggacAACTCCAAGGGCAAGATTGTCATGGGAGGGTCCATGGACGAGAGCGATTTCTTTATTGAACCCACGGTTGTGCTGGTCGACGATGTGAATGATAGCATGATTGTGGAAGAATCGTTTGGTCCTGTTTGGTCCATTCTGCCGTATGACACCCTGGACGAAGCCATCAACATGGCTAATGAAATTGATCCCACACCATTGGCTCTTTTCACCTTTGGCTCGGATAAGGAGAACGAGAAAGGTATGTCATATCAATTCAAACATACAATTCTGACTATATAGCTATATCACCTGTCGACATGCTAATAACATTTCCAAACAGTACTCAAGAACGTCACGTCAGGAGGAGCCACCATCAACGACGGCTTCTTTCACGCCATGCTCAACCCCCTTCCTCTTGGCGGTATCGGCTCTTCCGGCATGGGCAACTACCACGGCTACTTCTCCTTCAAGACCTTTAGCCACCAGCGCGCCATCGCCAAAGTGCCCAGCTGGGCAGACAAGCTGCTCCGCGTGCGATATATGCCGTACTCGTGGGGCGCGCTGAAGAGCCACCACCGCATGGCCGCGGGGAAGCCCAACTTTGACCGCAACGGCAACCTGTCCAAGGGACTGAGGTACTGGCTTACCATGCTGTTGAGCCTAGGCTCAAAGAGCGCTGCAGGGTTCGTGTTCCGGCTCGGAGTTGTTCTTGCTATGGCTGTGACGTTGCGTCTGAAACGGGATTCTCTAGGACTGTGAATTAAATTTacgaagaaataaaaaagaaaataaaaaagaaaaaagaagaagaaaaggccaaaCTGTGAGACCCCTGTTATCACATGGCTGGATTCAACAAAGCTGCGTGGAAAGCTGTTTGGATGATGTCTGGTTTGAACTTCCACTGCTCGAATCTGGTAGCATGAAGCAATGATATTGTGGCCTCTGTTAGGCGCACATATATGTATTTGTAATATTCCTTGCACCCTCTTTATGACGGGTGGCATTATACGCCTTTATCAtggcgatttttttttgtgtgccTTTTCTATACATCTACTATCACTAATTGAAACAACTTTTTCGGTCAAGCAAATGCCCAGAAGTGTCTCTCATGTGTCCAATTTCTTGAATGAAGCCATAATCTTGTTCCTATTAGTACTTCCCTTTCTATCGCCCAGCCAACGCCGCAGCTAGTCTTTGCCCCCTTTCGCCTCCCAGGTAGATATCATCCTCCATTGACTCCCTTCCAAACTCAACCGCCTCATTGTATCCCCTCGTCACGGTGTCCTCATCCACCTTGACTCCGTTCTCCACCAGCGCAAGAATCACGCTCCTGCACCGGGCAATCTCCCTCATTGTAGTAACGTCAATGTGGTTGTTCTGGCTAGAGTAGATCTGCGAGCTGACGTTCTCCTCCATCCGGTTAATGCCAGCCGcctcagcggcagcatcgcTCTCAATGTGCTTGCTGATCCAGATGTACCCGTTGACGCCGAGCAGGACGTCAATCTTGCCGCCCCCGTTGGCCGCCTCCATGGTCCACAGCTGGCGCTTGGAACGCACAACGCCGGCGCCTCCGCCGGTGCCCGCCACGGCGACAAACACGCCGTTTCGCAGCTTGCCGTACTTGAGACTGCGGGTGTGCAGGCTGGCGGCGCCGTCCtggtgcagctgctgcacctCGGCGACGAGCAGGTCGCCCTCGGCGAAGAAGCTCCGGATCTGGAGCTCGTCGGTCTCGGTGCGCTTGCGGAGGATGCCGCCGGGGAGGTTGATGGCGGAGATTTGGAGGATGGCgagctgggcggcggcgacgtcgACGCGCCAGCGCTTGGCCTGGACCTCGACGATGCGGCCGACGACGAGGTCGCCAATCTCGGGGTTGTAGCGCGCGCGGAGGGGACGCACGGAGAGGAGCTTGTTTGTGCGGGTGAGGGTGCCTGCGAGGGAGGAGGTGATGGAGGAGGTGTTGAGTGGGACGTAGGTGCCGTGACCGCTGGAAAAATGAGTTAGTAAAGTTGGGTCTTGTTCTGCAGTTTCTAAAAGGGgagatgtatgtatgtatatatatatgagatGAGGATTTATGTGTATATGGGTGTACATATGGATCCAAGTATTGCTTGATCCTTTACACGAAAGATGAAAGTGAGAGCATAAATGAGATAGACAAGGGAGAACAGTACCGCATCCATTGAGAATTAGAAGTGATGACCGTTCCAGGAGTCAGAATTTCGTCTCTAGCGTCGCcttgctcttcatcttcatcgtcttcatcctgcGCGACGCTCTCGTCGTCCAACATGGGGATGTCGCCCTGGATAGCAGCACCGCCGCTTTCTGAGTCTGAGTCTGAGTCTGATGGAACATCCATATCGATATCTACTGCGCGTGGCCGCCGAGGAGCCGGCGCGGCTGGCTGGGGGTTGTGAATTGTGATGGGCATGATGGGGGGGCTATGAGATTTTGAtggcgatttttttttttttttcctttcagGCGAGTATGAAAGGCGAAAGGACCGCCTGGATTAGTAGGTAGGTGGTCTGCGCGAATACGGGCTGTTGATTTGGTTTCCTCAATCTATGATTACTAAATTTGTAATTTGGCGTGATGGATTGGATTGGGCGTTGTGTTATTATGGCGATTTTCGTTTTGAGTATGAAAGTTTGTATGAAAAGTTGGTATGAAAGGTTGAAAGTGGGGCCTTTTTCGGTGAAGATTTTCGAGGCTCTTGTGCCAGTGGCTGGTCTGGCTTTGGGCTTGACGGGCTACTTGCGCGACGAACATGGCACGAACAGCATGGTtgaaatagtaaaaaaggaGTGTGGAGGGAATCTATTTAGATGGAAACATTGAATCTTTCgagaagattttttttataaaaacatgagatttatattattaatctgaCCAAGATATGGCAGTCTGTCGCTGTACTTCGTCTTCGACTTACATGGACTAGACAGCGATATAGGCAGAATAGGCTCCTGAGAACCGGAacaaattatataaaaatgggctaaaacaaaacaaatgcCATTAAACCTGGCAACGAAatcaagagaagagataaatTATTATGCTTATCCAGTCCATTTCCCATCCGTGAGTTTGTTGATGCCTCGTCTCCTCGAGATCATGCCACCATTTTCATGTCTCGCCATAGTCTAAATAGTACACTAATATACATATCGACACTCGTTGAAATCTCCACGAGACGGTGCCATTCAAGTACATTCCTTCCATTCATAATCATGAACAATACACCACGCCGGTGCTAGGTAGAGTACAGCCTGCTCTTTCATCCATCATGTCAGGTGTGTCTTTTGTAAGTATGGGTAGGTAGCTCTTGGGGTGTAGCGAGCAAGGTTGAAAGCTTCGTGATATTCACCACTTTGTGTTCAAACTCGACGCTTAAAGATCATTTGAGGGCTCTCCAGAGACCCATCCAGGCCAGGCCCGCTGAGATAGTGACGATGCCAAATCGCCGACTCCTCATGCCAAATATTGACTTGCTCTGAAGAATAGCAGCCCTTTGCTTTTCCAACTGTGACATGCCAGAGAAATAACTATATCCCGCAAGGCCAAAAAATGCACCGCTTCCTGTACAGGAGTCAGACTTTCGCCTAGTCATGTGGGAAAGAGAGCCCGGAATAAATTACTACTGACCTATAATTTTGCAGCCTAGGCAGTCATCGCCGCGGTCCTGGCGTAAGACATCTTGAAGCTTTTCAGGCTTCTCTAGCGAGTGCAGAGTTGGGACCTTGTCGCCAGCCATGTTGAAGACTGCTGGTTGTGAAGTTGAGGCGCGCAAACTTGTATCAGGCGATTTGATGAGAAGACGCCGCAATTGTAGGttttgaagctgctgttgcagcGACTGACGATGATTGGCCCGCTGCCATTAGTCAGCACAGTCCGCCTTTGCGCATCGTCATGCTTAGTCGCGCGACCGAACACTTAAAGTGGGATATGGCTGTtccttggagctggagcttctgACAACGCTTGGACAAGGCGCTGGGCCGTCACCATGAACGGCGTTATTGAAGCGCTGCACATCTACGATGACAACAGGTGAGCGGTGCCG is drawn from Trichoderma asperellum chromosome 4, complete sequence and contains these coding sequences:
- a CDS encoding uncharacterized protein (TransMembrane:2 (o35-56i77-95o)~EggNog:ENOG41); translation: MAGDKVPTLHSLEKPEKLQDVLRQDRGDDCLGCKIIGSGAFFGLAGYSYFSGMSQLEKQRAAILQSKSIFGMRSRRFGIVTISAGLAWMGLWRALK
- a CDS encoding uncharacterized protein (TransMembrane:1 (o507-526i)); this translates as MALKIGAIPPLEPTALDEITARYNTLRATFRSGRTKDVEYRKQQLRRLYWSFVDNTELIELCLNQDMHKSKYESHLSEIDWCKQECLDAIQHLDKWVQDESIDNMPLQFWAMKPRIRNEPLGVILNIGAYNFPFQTNMTAVVGAIAAGNTLILKPSELSPASCMVLQKIFDDALDPESYVCIQGGLEESKHVLEHKFDKIAFTGGKRTGTIIAKKAAETLTPVLLELGGQNPAFVTRNADLKLAARRLLWQKVLNAGQVCLSHNYVLIERCVQNKFIDELNKQYKEFMPEGAKASPDYSRVVNKTHYERLKKMVDNSKGKIVMGGSMDESDFFIEPTVVLVDDVNDSMIVEESFGPVWSILPYDTLDEAINMANEIDPTPLALFTFGSDKENEKVLKNVTSGGATINDGFFHAMLNPLPLGGIGSSGMGNYHGYFSFKTFSHQRAIAKVPSWADKLLRVRYMPYSWGALKSHHRMAAGKPNFDRNGNLSKGLRYWLTMLLSLGSKSAAGTVN
- a CDS encoding uncharacterized protein (BUSCO:EOG092D36PK) — protein: MPITIHNPQPAAPAPRRPRAVDIDMDVPSDSDSDSESGGAAIQGDIPMLDDESVAQDEDDEDEEQGDARDEILTPGTVITSNSQWMRGHGTYVPLNTSSITSSLAGTLTRTNKLLSVRPLRARYNPEIGDLVVGRIVEVQAKRWRVDVAAAQLAILQISAINLPGGILRKRTETDELQIRSFFAEGDLLVAEVQQLHQDGAASLHTRSLKYGKLRNGVFVAVAGTGGGAGVVRSKRQLWTMEAANGGGKIDVLLGVNGYIWISKHIESDAAAEAAGINRMEENVSSQIYSSQNNHIDVTTMREIARCRSVILALVENGVKVDEDTVTRGYNEAVEFGRESMEDDIYLGGERGQRLAAALAGR
- a CDS encoding mitochondrial 37S ribosomal protein mS35 (BUSCO:EOG092D3X7S); the protein is MASASSAGKLCMLACRRALRVPRMPRTQPIAWRAPTASRAFTSSPRRLADKNADQDGEDGDGGLYKTLDLKLMNKSFLESVTPEGLKQLDELAKTNGYTSVEEYLEATLRETPGWASEDRALEEDLYRDDAGDKPNKSSFWFDEDDPETNTEEHDEFDEDDITSMAHGKLDEVRDMRHYARLAIWEMPLLAKFAKPFVPPTEKQVLRWRYTTYMGESHPAEKKVVVQFAPDDLQLTAVQTEKLKKLAGPRYNPETELVKMSCESFEHQAQNKQYLVNLVNDLISAAKDPKDTFADVPLDLRHHKIEPKPQFPKEWRLTEERRKELAEHRQQAAIADAKRAEDGLLVDGQKLIDNFLIQKLAEEQEKEKVAELVAAAPRGKAAGGTARARR